One window of Sinorhizobium numidicum genomic DNA carries:
- the pstB gene encoding phosphate ABC transporter ATP-binding protein PstB translates to MNMLSEAKVEKALDLKMNTVPYKMIGKDVSVYYGEKRALFDVNLNIRENTVTALIGPSGCGKSTFLRTLNRMNDTIENCRVSGRITLDEDDVYDPSIDVVELRARVGMVFQKPNPFPKSIYENVAYGPRIHGLARTKAEFDEVVETSLQKAGLFNEVKDRLHEPGTGLSGGQQQRLCIARAVAVSPEVILMDEPCSALDPIATAKVEELIHELRANFTIVIVTHSMQQAARVSQRTAMFHLGNLVEENDTDKMFTNPDDQRTQDYIMGRFG, encoded by the coding sequence ATGAACATGCTGTCGGAAGCTAAAGTGGAAAAAGCTCTGGACCTGAAAATGAACACAGTGCCTTACAAGATGATCGGCAAGGATGTGTCGGTCTATTACGGCGAGAAGCGCGCGCTCTTCGACGTCAATCTAAACATCCGCGAAAACACGGTCACGGCCCTGATCGGCCCGTCCGGCTGCGGCAAGTCGACCTTCTTGCGCACCCTGAACCGGATGAACGACACGATCGAGAATTGCCGGGTTAGCGGCAGGATCACGCTCGACGAAGACGACGTTTACGATCCGAGCATCGATGTCGTTGAACTCCGCGCCCGCGTCGGCATGGTATTCCAGAAACCGAACCCGTTCCCGAAGTCGATCTACGAGAATGTCGCCTACGGCCCCCGCATTCATGGTCTTGCCCGCACAAAAGCGGAATTCGACGAGGTCGTGGAAACGAGCCTGCAGAAGGCGGGTCTCTTCAACGAAGTGAAGGATCGTCTGCATGAGCCCGGTACCGGCCTATCCGGGGGCCAGCAGCAGCGCCTCTGCATCGCGCGCGCGGTTGCCGTCAGCCCGGAAGTGATCCTGATGGACGAGCCGTGCTCGGCGCTCGACCCGATCGCAACGGCCAAGGTCGAGGAACTTATCCACGAGCTGCGCGCCAATTTCACGATCGTCATCGTGACGCATTCGATGCAGCAGGCCGCACGCGTTTCGCAGCGCACCGCCATGTTCCACCTCGGCAACCTCGTCGAGGAGAACGATACCGACAAGATGTTCACCAATCCGGATGACCAGCGCACCCAGGACTACATCATGGGCCGCTTCGGCTGA
- the phoU gene encoding phosphate signaling complex protein PhoU, translated as MSTHIMSAFDEELKYLTRRISEMGGLAEQMVADSVRALVNSDLALAQKVISDDAMLDDAERQIGEKAIITIAKRQPVASDLREIMGSIRIAADLERVGDLGKNTAKRVIAVAGSGIPRKLARGLEHLAELALVQLKEVLDVYASRSPEKANSIRERDEEIDAIYTSLFRELLTYMMEDPRNITPCTHLLFCAKNIERIGDHATNIAETIYYMATGAQPVGERPKDDTTSTLGSVTD; from the coding sequence ATGTCCACGCACATTATGTCCGCCTTTGACGAAGAACTGAAATACCTGACGCGCCGTATTTCGGAAATGGGAGGCCTCGCCGAGCAGATGGTGGCGGATTCCGTCCGAGCGCTGGTGAACTCCGACCTCGCACTGGCCCAGAAGGTGATTTCCGATGACGCGATGCTCGACGACGCGGAGCGTCAGATCGGCGAAAAGGCGATCATCACCATCGCCAAGCGCCAGCCGGTCGCCTCCGATCTCCGCGAGATCATGGGCTCCATTCGCATCGCGGCGGATTTGGAACGGGTCGGCGACCTCGGCAAGAACACTGCGAAGCGCGTCATCGCGGTCGCCGGCTCCGGAATCCCGCGCAAGCTCGCCCGCGGTCTCGAACACCTGGCCGAGCTTGCTTTGGTCCAGCTCAAGGAAGTTCTCGACGTTTACGCCTCGCGTTCGCCGGAAAAGGCAAACAGCATCCGTGAGCGGGACGAGGAGATCGACGCGATCTACACCTCGCTGTTTCGTGAGTTGCTCACGTACATGATGGAAGATCCGCGTAATATCACGCCTTGCACGCATCTTCTTTTCTGCGCCAAGAACATTGAACGCATCGGCGATCATGCAACGAATATCGCCGAAACGATCTACTACATGGCGACGGGTGCCCAGCCGGTGGGTGAACGGCCGAAGGATGACACGACCTCGACGCTGGGTTCGGTCACCGACTGA
- a CDS encoding substrate-binding domain-containing protein has product MKALKLTVAALVASAAFAGAAAARDQVQVAGSSTVLPYAKIVAETFGETFPDFKTPVVESGGSSAGLKEFCKGVGEDTIDIANSSRKIKDSEVEACKAAGVTEIQEVKIGYDGIVFATDAGNADLALKPEHLYKALAAEVVVDGKLAANPYKKWSEIDASLPDAEIAAFIPGEKHGTREVFEEKILAAGCKDSGAKDAIKAAVSDEKQQHSKCVAVRKDGMAVDIDGDYTETLARIASNKSGIGVFGLSFYENNADKLKVATVNGIVPSTETIASGEYPVSRPLFFYVKKAHIGVIPGLKEYVEFFIDDQMIGPDSPLADYGLVAAPDAEREEIRKSFEAGNML; this is encoded by the coding sequence ATGAAAGCTCTTAAACTCACTGTAGCGGCGCTGGTTGCATCCGCCGCGTTCGCGGGCGCTGCGGCGGCTCGCGACCAGGTCCAGGTCGCTGGCTCCTCGACCGTTCTTCCCTACGCAAAGATCGTCGCCGAGACCTTCGGCGAGACGTTCCCCGACTTCAAGACCCCGGTCGTCGAGTCCGGCGGCTCTTCCGCCGGCCTGAAGGAGTTCTGCAAGGGCGTCGGCGAGGACACGATCGACATCGCCAATTCCTCGCGCAAGATCAAGGACAGCGAGGTCGAGGCTTGCAAGGCCGCCGGCGTGACCGAAATTCAGGAAGTCAAGATCGGCTATGACGGCATCGTCTTCGCCACCGACGCCGGCAATGCCGACCTCGCGCTGAAGCCGGAACATCTCTACAAGGCTCTGGCTGCCGAGGTCGTCGTCGACGGCAAGCTCGCCGCCAACCCCTACAAGAAGTGGTCCGAGATCGACGCCTCGCTGCCGGATGCGGAAATCGCCGCATTCATCCCCGGTGAAAAGCACGGCACGCGCGAAGTCTTCGAGGAAAAGATCCTCGCTGCAGGCTGCAAGGACTCCGGTGCCAAGGATGCGATCAAGGCCGCAGTCAGCGATGAAAAGCAGCAGCACAGCAAATGCGTCGCTGTCCGCAAGGACGGCATGGCCGTCGACATCGACGGAGATTACACCGAGACGCTGGCCCGCATCGCATCCAACAAGAGCGGCATCGGCGTTTTCGGTCTCTCCTTCTACGAGAACAATGCCGACAAGCTGAAAGTCGCGACGGTCAACGGCATCGTTCCTTCGACCGAAACGATCGCTTCCGGCGAATATCCGGTATCTCGCCCGCTGTTCTTCTACGTGAAGAAGGCCCACATCGGAGTTATTCCGGGCCTGAAGGAATATGTTGAGTTCTTCATCGATGATCAGATGATCGGCCCCGACAGCCCGCTCGCCGATTACGGTCTGGTTGCCGCACCGGACGCCGAACGTGAGGAAATCCGTAAGTCCTTCGAAGCTGGCAACATGCTCTGA
- the pstA gene encoding phosphate ABC transporter permease PstA: protein MTDLVSPPVRVSTRPAETRRDIGIKRRYAAERRFRVYGLSAIVLGLFFLALLLSTVVSKGYTAFLQTTITLPIEFSEKVIDPKNERATDPKQLLTANYPLLVRDALVKQLGIDPKKRPLVKQATDMVSASARTQLRDLVVADPSVIGKTVPVTLLAEANIDSAFKGQIDLSVNESNRKVKDQQVAWMNQLAEAGVLKKSFNTGIFTFGASSRPEAAGVGVALIGSLYMMLIVLVLSLPIGVAASIYLEEFAPKNRLTDLIEVNINNLAAVPSIVYGLLGLAVFVNFAGMPRSAALVGGLVLTLMTLPTIIIATRAALKAVPPSIRAAALGLGASRMQTIFHHVLPLAMPGILTGTIIGLAHALGETAPLLLIGMVAFVVDYPGSPLEPSTALPVQIYMWANEAERAFVERTSGAIIILLIFLVFMNLGAILLRRRFERRW, encoded by the coding sequence ATGACCGACCTTGTTTCGCCTCCGGTGAGGGTCTCCACCCGGCCGGCCGAGACCCGCCGCGACATCGGCATCAAGCGCCGTTATGCCGCAGAGCGCCGGTTCCGCGTCTATGGCCTCAGCGCCATCGTGCTCGGGCTTTTCTTTCTGGCGCTGCTTCTCTCGACCGTTGTTTCGAAGGGTTACACCGCCTTTCTGCAGACGACGATCACGCTGCCGATCGAATTTTCCGAAAAAGTGATCGATCCGAAGAACGAGCGAGCGACCGATCCGAAGCAATTGTTGACGGCGAATTATCCGCTGCTCGTTCGCGACGCCCTCGTCAAGCAGCTCGGCATCGATCCGAAGAAGCGGCCGCTGGTCAAGCAGGCGACCGACATGGTCTCGGCGAGTGCCCGGACACAGTTGCGCGATCTCGTCGTTGCCGATCCGTCGGTTATCGGCAAGACGGTGCCGGTAACGCTGCTTGCCGAAGCGAACATCGACTCCGCCTTCAAAGGCCAGATCGACCTGTCGGTGAACGAATCCAATCGCAAGGTCAAGGACCAGCAGGTTGCCTGGATGAACCAGCTCGCCGAGGCGGGCGTGCTGAAGAAAAGCTTCAACACTGGCATCTTCACCTTCGGGGCATCGAGCCGTCCGGAGGCGGCCGGCGTCGGCGTGGCGCTCATTGGCTCGCTCTACATGATGCTGATCGTTCTCGTTCTGTCGCTGCCGATCGGCGTGGCCGCCTCTATTTACCTCGAGGAGTTCGCGCCGAAGAACCGTCTCACCGATCTGATCGAAGTCAACATCAACAATCTCGCGGCCGTGCCGTCGATCGTCTACGGCCTTCTAGGTCTCGCCGTCTTCGTGAACTTCGCCGGGATGCCGCGTTCGGCTGCGCTCGTCGGCGGTTTGGTGCTGACGCTGATGACGCTGCCGACGATCATCATCGCGACGCGCGCGGCGCTCAAGGCCGTGCCGCCGTCGATCCGTGCCGCCGCGCTCGGCCTCGGCGCATCGAGGATGCAGACGATCTTCCATCATGTACTGCCGCTCGCCATGCCCGGCATCCTGACCGGCACGATCATCGGCCTGGCGCACGCGCTCGGCGAAACGGCGCCGTTGCTGCTGATCGGCATGGTCGCCTTCGTGGTGGACTATCCGGGCTCGCCGCTCGAGCCCTCCACGGCGCTGCCCGTGCAGATCTACATGTGGGCGAACGAGGCGGAGCGTGCCTTCGTGGAACGGACGTCGGGGGCGATCATTATTCTCCTGATCTTCCTGGTGTTCATGAATCTCGGCGCAATTCTGTTGAGGCGTCGCTTTGAGCGCCGCTGGTAG
- the pstC gene encoding phosphate ABC transporter permease subunit PstC, whose product MSTSLLLLIIVLIGFIAYFAGRARSFARSNGKLASLHSLPGYHGSYVAIWAVLPATLVLAAWLIASPLYVDYSVRATFPDAVQGQGGATVQLALGQVKSVAAGLDRLTAAETAALENGSANLRETLAAKGIALAGEGESYMLKAAQRFNTISTYSRWLMSAVVLLVALAGGLYAVRNISTRFRARNQVERVMLAALIVASSIAVLTTIGIAGSMLSEAGRFFSMVSPTEFFFGTVWDPRFAAAGSGGASGQFGLLPLLAGTLYIAFVAMLFAVPIGLFAAIYMAEYASPRLRSTAKPLLEVLAGIPTIVYGFFALVTVGPFLRDISAQLNGLLTGNYQNFIQGQSVLTAGIVMGIMLIPFVSSLSDDIITQVPRALRDGSLGLGATRSETVKKVILPAALPGIVGALLLTASRAVGETMIVVLAAGVAARMQLNPFEPMTTVTVKIVHQLTGDLEFTSPQTLVAFALGITLFVITLCLNIYALYIVRKYREQYE is encoded by the coding sequence ATGAGTACTTCGCTCCTTCTTTTGATTATTGTTTTGATCGGTTTCATTGCGTATTTTGCCGGACGCGCGCGCTCCTTCGCGCGGTCGAACGGCAAGCTTGCGAGTTTGCATTCTCTGCCGGGCTATCACGGCAGTTACGTCGCGATCTGGGCTGTGTTGCCGGCGACACTCGTGCTCGCCGCATGGCTGATCGCCTCGCCCCTTTACGTCGATTACAGCGTTCGTGCGACCTTTCCGGACGCGGTGCAAGGCCAGGGTGGGGCAACGGTCCAGCTTGCTCTCGGTCAGGTGAAGTCCGTAGCCGCCGGCCTCGACCGCCTGACCGCGGCGGAAACGGCAGCTCTCGAAAATGGCTCGGCCAACCTGCGTGAGACGCTCGCTGCCAAGGGTATAGCGCTTGCCGGCGAAGGTGAGTCCTACATGCTCAAGGCCGCTCAGCGGTTCAATACGATAAGCACCTACAGCCGTTGGCTGATGAGCGCCGTCGTGCTTCTCGTCGCCCTTGCCGGCGGCCTTTATGCGGTCCGCAACATCAGCACCCGCTTCCGCGCCCGCAATCAGGTGGAGCGCGTCATGCTCGCCGCCCTTATCGTCGCGTCGTCCATCGCCGTCCTGACGACGATTGGCATCGCCGGCTCGATGCTTTCTGAGGCGGGTCGCTTTTTCAGCATGGTGTCACCTACGGAATTCTTCTTCGGCACGGTATGGGACCCGCGGTTCGCCGCGGCCGGCAGCGGCGGCGCGTCGGGCCAGTTCGGCCTGCTGCCGCTTCTTGCGGGCACGCTCTACATCGCCTTCGTCGCCATGCTGTTTGCCGTTCCCATCGGGCTGTTCGCGGCGATCTACATGGCCGAATATGCAAGCCCGCGGCTGCGTTCGACGGCCAAACCGCTTCTGGAGGTGCTCGCCGGCATCCCGACGATCGTCTACGGTTTCTTTGCGCTCGTGACGGTCGGCCCGTTCCTGCGCGACATCTCGGCGCAATTGAACGGCCTCCTCACCGGCAACTACCAGAACTTCATCCAGGGGCAGAGCGTGCTTACCGCCGGCATCGTAATGGGCATCATGCTCATCCCCTTCGTCTCGTCGCTCTCCGATGACATCATCACCCAGGTTCCCCGGGCGCTGCGGGACGGTTCGCTTGGCCTTGGCGCCACGCGCTCGGAGACAGTTAAGAAGGTCATTCTCCCCGCCGCGCTGCCCGGCATCGTCGGCGCGCTGCTGCTGACCGCCTCCCGCGCCGTCGGCGAGACGATGATCGTTGTGCTGGCGGCAGGTGTCGCTGCGCGCATGCAACTGAATCCCTTCGAGCCGATGACCACGGTGACCGTCAAGATCGTCCATCAGCTAACGGGCGACCTCGAGTTCACCTCGCCGCAGACGCTGGTCGCCTTTGCGCTCGGCATCACGCTCTTTGTCATCACGCTTTGCCTCAACATCTACGCGCTCTATATCGTCCGCAAATACCGGGAGCAGTACGAATGA